From Pigmentibacter ruber, a single genomic window includes:
- the recA gene encoding recombinase RecA: MSANESNANKFKALETLFHSVEKQFGKGTIMRLSDESKIAQELQVVPSGSISLDVALGVGGLPKGRIIEIYGTESSGKTTLTLHAIAECQKKGGISAFIDAEHALDVSYARKIGVNTSDLLVSQPDHGEQALEIVDMLVRSGAVDLIVVDSVAALTPRAEIEGEMGDSHMGLQARLMSQALRKLTGSISKTNCIVIFINQVRMKIGVMFGNPETTTGGQALKFYSSVRLEVRRAAAIKNGNDTTGHRTKVKVVKNKVAAPFKEVEFDIMFGQGISKEGDLLDLASSPEAEIIQKSGTWFTYNGERLGQGRENAKEYLREHPETLAKIENAVRSRANLIKTAGASESDTEDSSLKSLPGTAQALPASSSSQQTAKPGRKGAAASVEQ; the protein is encoded by the coding sequence ATGTCCGCTAATGAATCAAATGCTAATAAATTTAAGGCTCTTGAAACGCTTTTTCACTCAGTTGAAAAACAATTCGGCAAAGGTACAATCATGCGCCTTTCGGATGAATCTAAAATCGCGCAAGAGCTTCAAGTCGTTCCTAGCGGCTCCATCAGCCTTGACGTTGCTCTCGGTGTTGGTGGACTCCCTAAAGGGCGTATCATTGAAATTTATGGAACAGAATCAAGTGGAAAGACAACTCTCACTCTACACGCAATTGCCGAATGCCAAAAAAAAGGCGGGATTTCTGCTTTTATTGATGCTGAACACGCTCTTGATGTAAGTTATGCTCGTAAAATTGGCGTGAATACCTCTGACCTACTTGTCTCTCAACCAGATCATGGAGAGCAAGCTTTAGAAATAGTTGATATGCTTGTAAGAAGCGGTGCTGTTGACCTCATTGTTGTTGATTCCGTTGCTGCGTTAACTCCTCGTGCTGAAATTGAAGGAGAAATGGGAGATAGCCACATGGGCCTTCAAGCTCGTTTAATGAGCCAAGCTCTACGTAAATTAACAGGTAGCATTTCAAAAACAAACTGTATTGTTATTTTCATCAACCAAGTCCGTATGAAAATTGGTGTTATGTTTGGTAACCCAGAAACAACAACAGGCGGACAAGCTCTTAAATTTTATTCATCTGTTCGTTTAGAGGTAAGACGTGCAGCAGCAATAAAAAATGGTAACGATACAACAGGACATCGCACAAAAGTCAAAGTTGTAAAAAATAAAGTTGCAGCCCCTTTCAAAGAAGTTGAATTTGATATCATGTTTGGTCAAGGAATCAGTAAAGAAGGTGACTTACTCGATCTCGCTTCTTCACCTGAAGCGGAAATCATTCAAAAAAGCGGTACTTGGTTTACCTATAATGGAGAACGTCTTGGCCAAGGAAGAGAAAATGCAAAAGAATATTTAAGAGAACATCCTGAAACGCTAGCAAAAATTGAAAATGCAGTCCGTTCAAGAGCAAATTTAATAAAAACAGCAGGCGCCTCAGAAAGTGATACTGAAGACTCAAGCCTCAAATCCTTACCAGGAACAGCACAAGCACTCCCTGCAAGTTCTTCTTCGCAACAAACTGCAAAACCAGGACGGAAAGGTGCTGCAGCTAGTGTAGAACAATAG
- a CDS encoding RCC1 domain-containing protein produces the protein MKFFLIFSLSLIFFTACNDLYDLPDPKVPLNEGSFNSLDELVSYSTKLGYVPSYTTNGGEYGLISMGDIDSCVVMKSGKLKCWGNNANGQLGLGNLINQETPVTATNLGLSGVSSGDFAVAVTSVLLHTCAYFKSGFKCWGDQSNGKLGNGLTASANVLSPVTVGTLGGKTVKKFNAGDQHSCAVFTDGTLKCWGLNTNGQLGDGTTTLSATGVAPNLGGASVVEFSCNDFSSCAITSNKDLKCWGTLLTGSSSPSTIATNAAYVASGDGGDGGSEFSCFVNTNQNAYCFGATNTYGQFGNGTTSASSTPVPVSNITGVSMMITAAQRACAVTNNNKSVYCWGQNNFGQLGNGNTTLYTVPQKVVGLPASETIVDIACGDNVTCVLLSNDDLYCWGQNNSGHYLGIPYTSATMSSSAIKILNRNDP, from the coding sequence ATGAAATTTTTTCTAATTTTTTCTTTATCCCTAATTTTCTTCACTGCATGCAATGATTTATACGACTTACCTGATCCCAAGGTTCCTTTAAATGAAGGATCTTTTAATTCACTCGATGAATTAGTGTCTTATTCAACTAAATTGGGATATGTTCCAAGTTATACAACTAATGGTGGCGAATATGGTTTAATTAGTATGGGTGATATTGATAGTTGTGTAGTTATGAAGTCTGGAAAATTAAAGTGCTGGGGAAATAATGCAAATGGGCAACTTGGGTTAGGAAATTTGATAAACCAGGAAACTCCTGTAACTGCTACAAATTTAGGGTTATCAGGTGTTTCTTCTGGTGATTTTGCTGTTGCAGTTACTTCTGTTCTTCTTCACACATGTGCTTACTTTAAATCTGGATTTAAATGTTGGGGTGATCAATCCAATGGTAAATTAGGTAATGGTTTAACTGCTTCAGCAAATGTTTTATCTCCAGTAACAGTTGGAACTTTAGGTGGTAAAACTGTAAAAAAATTCAATGCAGGTGATCAACACTCTTGCGCTGTTTTTACTGATGGTACTTTAAAGTGCTGGGGTTTAAATACAAATGGTCAATTAGGTGATGGCACTACAACCCTAAGTGCAACTGGTGTTGCTCCAAACCTTGGCGGAGCTTCAGTAGTTGAGTTTTCTTGTAATGATTTTTCTAGTTGCGCTATTACCAGCAATAAAGATCTTAAGTGCTGGGGAACTTTATTAACCGGCTCTTCCTCTCCTTCAACAATTGCTACCAATGCTGCATATGTGGCTAGTGGAGATGGAGGGGATGGCGGTTCAGAGTTTTCCTGTTTTGTAAATACTAATCAAAATGCTTACTGTTTCGGTGCTACTAACACTTATGGACAATTTGGTAATGGAACAACCAGTGCATCATCTACTCCTGTGCCTGTGAGTAATATAACAGGAGTTAGTATGATGATTACTGCTGCTCAACGAGCTTGTGCTGTAACAAATAATAATAAAAGTGTTTACTGTTGGGGACAAAATAATTTTGGACAATTAGGAAACGGAAATACTACGTTATACACTGTGCCACAAAAAGTGGTAGGATTACCTGCTTCTGAAACTATAGTTGATATTGCATGTGGTGATAACGTTACATGTGTTTTACTATCTAATGATGATCTTTATTGTTGGGGACAAAATAATTCCGGACATTATTTGGGTATTCCTTACACTTCAGCAACTATGTCTTCAAGTGCAATAAAAATATTGAATAGAAATGATCCTTAA
- a CDS encoding substrate-binding periplasmic protein: MKKHIILFLFFCKMSQSTLANEFKDLKIYTENNPPYVVVNEKNEISGLVGEKVVKALKKLKIENEVKIEVVPWARALIEAKKQKNVMIFPFVKTKERLGIFNFAILAYKQTLNFYKLKDTKGIEVRNLEDAKKYTTCVVRNDYRHEHLLQANFTKIEETTQQTQNVQKFLNKRCELIIIAEEGLKAKLKELYSNMNVVEKVLEVPEFDGNIYIAFSPGSDESMIHKFKEVTEK; encoded by the coding sequence ATGAAAAAACATATTATTTTGTTTCTTTTCTTCTGTAAAATGTCACAATCGACACTTGCAAATGAATTTAAAGATTTAAAAATATATACAGAAAACAACCCACCATATGTTGTAGTCAATGAAAAAAATGAAATATCAGGACTTGTTGGAGAAAAAGTTGTAAAAGCATTAAAAAAATTAAAAATAGAAAACGAAGTAAAAATTGAAGTTGTTCCTTGGGCTAGGGCATTAATAGAAGCAAAAAAGCAAAAAAATGTTATGATCTTTCCTTTTGTGAAAACAAAAGAACGTTTAGGAATTTTTAATTTTGCAATTTTAGCATATAAACAAACTTTAAATTTTTACAAATTAAAAGATACAAAAGGAATAGAAGTACGCAATTTAGAAGATGCAAAAAAATATACAACCTGTGTAGTAAGAAATGATTATAGACATGAACATTTACTGCAAGCTAACTTTACAAAAATTGAAGAAACTACTCAACAAACTCAAAATGTGCAAAAATTTTTAAATAAACGCTGTGAATTGATTATTATTGCAGAAGAAGGCCTAAAAGCTAAGTTAAAAGAACTCTACAGCAATATGAATGTTGTAGAGAAAGTATTAGAAGTTCCTGAATTTGATGGTAATATCTATATTGCTTTCAGTCCTGGAAGTGATGAGTCAATGATTCATAAATTTAAAGAAGTAACTGAAAAGTAA